The following are from one region of the Capsicum annuum cultivar UCD-10X-F1 chromosome 1, UCD10Xv1.1, whole genome shotgun sequence genome:
- the LOC107842985 gene encoding probable protein phosphatase 2C 40, whose product MMHGQTITDPGEEIKISFGYNFTDDSGEESDGIDNCHGIKLQRANNSFSCLSGAALSANATLANTNICNGLFGAEILPALDSPTSFRRIPSSQSFSRLDLLSSSLQSNLSILSVSPSSPSALHDDDSFSWRSTSAPRSEGFLNATEVKIAGGAAGEDRVQAVCSEENGSLFCGIYDGFNGRDAADFLAGTLYETIRNHLNLIDWELEQDSGKLSDHLDFCGSLHDAVQDGKSSTKIKDTSGNVNQGSYVDCFSKVEKSCDSFKQKVLKSLEQALFQAESDFLHMVEQEMDDRPDLVSIGCCVLVVLLLGKNIYVLNVGDSRAVLATHSDGISICNDEVLQAVQLTSSHNVDDESERNRLLKDHPDDPSTIVAGKVKGRLKVTRALGVGYLKKKTMNGALMGILRVRNLISPPYVSVQPHMTVHEISSSDQFVVLGSDGLFDFFSNDEVVKLVHSYILCHPSGDPAKFLVEQLVMRAADCAGFSMEELMSIPAGRRRKYHDDITVIVIILGMNKRTTKASTYR is encoded by the exons ATGATGCACGGACAAACAATAACTGATCCAGGAGAAGAGATCAAAATAAGTTTTGGCTATAACTTCACAGATGATTCAGGTGAGGAATCAGATGGTATTGACAACTGCCATGGAATTAAACTTCAAAGAGCCAACAATTCCTTCTCTTGCCTGTCTGGGGCAGCTTTAAGTGCCAATGCCACACTAGCTAACACAAATATTTGCAATGGCTTGTTTGGAGCTGAGATACTTCCAGCATTGGATTCACCTACTTCTTTCCGCCGAATACCCTCTTCCCAATCTTTCTCAAGGTTGGATTTATTGTCATCCTCTTTGCAAAGCAATTTGTCAATCTTGAGTGTTAGTCCATCCTCTCCAAGCGCGCTACATGATGACGATTCATTTTCATGGAGGTCCACGAGTGCTCCTCGAAGTGAAGGTTTCCTGAATGCAACAGAAGTTAAAATTGCAGGCGGTGCAGCTGGTGAAGACAGAGTTCAGGCTGTTTGTTCAGAAGAGAATGGATCACTTTTCTGTGGAATATATGATGGATTCAACGGAAGAGATGCAGCTGATTTTCTGGCTGGAACATTATATGAGACAATTAGAAATCACCTCAATTTAATAGATTGGGAACTGGAACAGGATTCTGGTAAACTTTCTGACCATCTGGATTTCTGTGGATCTCTCCATGATGCCGTTCAAGATGGTAAATCTAGCACTAAGATTAAAGATACATCAGGAAATGTTAATCAGGGGTCTTATGTTGATTGCTTTTCGAAAGTGGAAAAATCATGCGACTCATTTAAGCAGAAGGTACTTAAGAGCCTGGAACAAGCTCTTTTTCAAGCTGAGAGTGATTTCCTCCATATGGTTGAACAGGAAATGGATGACCGTCCTGACTTGGTATCTATTGGGTGTTGTGTTTTGGTTGTGCTTCTCCTTGGGAAGAACATTTATGTGTTAAATGTAGGTGATAGTCGAGCTGTGTTGGCAACACATTCTGATGGCATCAGTATTTGCAATGATGAAGTATTGCAGGCTGTGCAGCTAACCAGTAGCCATAATGTTGATGATGAATCTGAAAGAAATCGACTATTAAAGGATCATCCTGATGATCCCTCAACAATCGTGGCTGGAAAAGTCAAGGGAAGGCTAAAGGTCACTCGGGCACTTGGAGTGGGATATCTGAAAAAG AAAACAATGAATGGTGCCTTGATGGGCATACTTCGAGTCCGTAATCTGATCAGTCCTCCATATGTTTCAGTACAGCCTCATATGACTGTACACGAAATCTCAAGTTCAGACCAGTTTGTTGTGCTTGGAAGTGATGGTTTATTCGACTTCTTCAGCAATGATGAGGTTGTTAAGCTTGTCCATTCTTATATCTTATGTCACCCTTCTGGTGATCCAGCCAAATTTTTAGTGGAGCAGCTTGTGATGCGAGCAGCAGATTGTGCAG GATTCAGTATGGAAGAGTTGATGAGCATACCAGCTGGTAGGAGAAGGAAATATCATGATGATATAACAGTTATTGTAATAATCCTTGGGATGAACAAACGCACCACAAAAGCATCCACATACCGATGA